CGGCTCGCGGGCCAGGGCGCGGGCAATGGCCACACGCTGCCGCTGACCGCCGGAAAGCTGATCGGGGCGATGGGATGAGCGAGCACCCAGGCCGACGTTCTCGAGCAGGGCCGCGGCGCGCTCCCGCCGCCGAACGACGGGAACCCGGCCGTAGACCAGGGGCAACTCCACGTTCTCGAGAGCCGTAAGGCGGGGGAGAAGATTGAACGACTGAAAGATGAAACCAATACGCTCGTTCCGAATCGCGGCCAGGGCGTCGTCATCGAGGTGCGAAACGTCTCGCCCGCCCAGGCTGTAGCGGCCGCTGGTGGGCGTGTCGAGACAGCCGATCAGGTTCATCAGAGTGGACTTACCCGATCCCGAGGGCCCCATGATGGCGATGAATTCCCCCGAGGCGACGTGGAAGGTTGCGTTGTCGACGGCACGGATCTCCTCGTCGCCCATGTGGTAGATCCGGGTGATCCCCGTCATTTCGATGACCGGCCGCGCCGAGGCCCCGCTTGCGGTGCTCACAGACCGTTTCCCCCATGCTCTTCGGGATCGCCAGTGAAGGTTTCCTCACCCACCGTTACGCCGGCAGGCGATGGACCGTCTAGCAGTCCATCGATAAAGTCTCTTCGATACGCAAAGCCGACCGGAACCGGCACCGCCTTCAGGAATGCCCGGAATCAGCGGGTCCGCCCCGGGGATCGCGTTTCATGACCAGGTGGCCGTCGCGGAAGAAGGCCGGATCCTCGCGGGTGACACGAAACCCACGGCTGCTGTAAAGGCCGATGGCCGGACGATTATCATGTCGTACCTGCAGCCAGATCCGCCGCCCGGACCGGTCGGCGTCGGCGAGGATCCGATCGAGCAGCCAACCGCCGACCCCCAAACCTCGATAAGGACGGCGCACCCGCATGGTGTGCAGCAGGAGGTCGTCGCCCCGGGGGTGGAGCATCAGGCCCCCCAGGGCACGGTGACGATGCACAGCGAGCCAGGTGTGCTCGAGGGTGCGGTCCAGGTTCCGGCGCGCGGCGAAATCACCATAGACCTGGCGCCACGCACCCCGGGGATCCTCGTCGGCCCGCAGAATGCGCAAGGCCGGAACGATATGACGTCGCCCCCAGTATCTCCAGGGCCGGCTGCGCTCGGCGATCTGCGCCAGGCGCGAGAGCGCTCGCTGGGGCGATACGGGCGGCATCAACCGAACCGGCTCCGAACCCGCTCGATGATGGCGGAGGTGGAAAGCCCGTCCACCACCGGGATGCGCTCGACACGCCCGCCCCACTGCCGCACCTCGGCCGCGCCGACGATCTGGTCGGCGGCCCAGTCGGCTCCCTTGGCCAGCACATCGGGATGCAAAGCCAGGATCACCTTCAGCGGCGTGTCCTCATCGAAGAGGACCACCCGGTCCACGCACTCCAGGGCCGCGAGCAACTCGGCTCGCTCGTGCTCGGGCACGAGAGGGCGGGTGGCCCCCTTCAAACGGCGCACCGAGGCATCGGAGTTCAGGGCGACCACCAGGGCGTCGGCAGTGGCGCGGGCCGCGGTGAGCAGCCTCACGTGACCCGCGTGAAGCAGGTCGAAGCAGCCGTTGGTCAGGCAGACACGAAGCCCCCGTCGGCGCAAGGTCTCGCGCCACGCTCGAAGCTCGTCGAGGGCACTCGCCCCGCCGCCTTGCGCGTCCACCCTACTGCTTGAAGATTTCCTGGCCCAGGCGGGCCTCCTTGAATTTTTCGAAGGGAACCACCTCGCCGCCCAACACGGCGAAAAGACTCGGCGCCCGGACCACGTCGCCGTTCTGATCAAACTGGATGTTGCCGGTCACACCCTTGTAGGAAATCCGAGCCAGCTCACCGGCGATCGCCGAGCTGTCGATGACCGGGGTCTGGTTCATCGCGGCGGCCACCACCCGCACCGCGTCGTAAGCATGAGCGGCGAAAGTGTCCGGGTCTTCCTGGTAGCGTTGGCGGTACTTGTCGACGAAGGAGCAGGTGTCGGGATCGGTCGACTCGCAGTCGAAGTAGACCTGGGGGAAGACGAAACCTTCCGCAGCCTCACCGGCCTTCTTGACGATCTCGCGAGTCACCGCGGAAGTCCCCAGCAAGGGCGGCCGGTCCCGCATGCCATGGAATTTCTTGAGCAGAATCGCCACATCGTCGACGTAGGCGGCGACATAGACGGCATCCGGCCGGATCTTCTGGATCTTCTTGATCAACTCGTCCGCCTTGGCTTCGTCCAGGGCCTTGAAGTCTTCCCGGAGCACGATCTCACGCACACCGGCTTCGTACTTTTTCGTAAAGACATCGGCGATGCCGCGACCGAAGGGGTCGTCGGAGGCGATGATCGCGATCTTGGTCCAGAACATGTCCCGGCAGAAATTGGCCATGCGGTATCCCTCGACGATATCCGAGGGATAGACCCGGTAGAACCACTCACCGCCCTCGGTACTCAGGCGGGGCGAGGAAGCCGAGGGACTGATCAGCAACACCCGGGTGCGGTTGATATCGGGAACCAGGGAGAGGGCCACACTGGACGTTCCCGGCCCGATGATCGCCGGCACACCCAGATCGACCAGTTCCTGCAACCCCACCTTGGCCTGGGGGGCGCTGGTATGGGTGTCTCGATACTCGACGAGGAGCTTGTGTCCTCCAGCCACGCCGCCGGCGGCGTTGATGTCTTCGATGGCGACTTCGATGCCCTGGTGAATCGTCCGCCCGTAGGACGCCGCGGGTCCGGTCTCGGGAATCAGCGCCCCGATGGTGATGGGCTTGGGATCACCGCAGGCGAACAGCAACGCCACGGCGACCAGAAGCAGAACCAGCGGACTGAGAGCGGAACGCGCGAATCGCGGTTTCACGGGTCACCTCCTTGGGGTTTGAGATCATACCTCAAGCGCTGGGGGCTAGCGAGTAATACCCTGTCATCCATGGACTTAACCCGCCGGACGGAAGTCCTCCGCCCCGGACTCGGCAGCGATACGCCGGCGCCGCGGGCCATCCGGCATGCATCTCCAGGGTTTCGGCCCTGAAAGCTCGTCCATCGGCGGCCGTCGACCGTCTCCGGCCCGCGGACGACAACCGGCGGCGATCCCCGACGCGGCTCGGGCGCCGAGGCTGTCCGCGCGGCGTTTTCCGGCGTAACCTGTGGCGCTGCTCGGCTTCGGCTCCCGACCGGCCAAGGAGGACTCGGCGTGCGAGTCGCGTGGTTCAAGCGATCGTCCCTGGCGCTCGTGCTGGCGCTGCTGGCAGGC
The Acidobacteriota bacterium genome window above contains:
- a CDS encoding ABC transporter ATP-binding protein, with protein sequence MSTASGASARPVIEMTGITRIYHMGDEEIRAVDNATFHVASGEFIAIMGPSGSGKSTLMNLIGCLDTPTSGRYSLGGRDVSHLDDDALAAIRNERIGFIFQSFNLLPRLTALENVELPLVYGRVPVVRRRERAAALLENVGLGARSSHRPDQLSGGQRQRVAIARALAREPALLLADEPTGNLDSETSLEILELFARLNRQGHTIAMVTHDPDIADRAHRVLHMRDGRIVEEQHRDG
- a CDS encoding GNAT family N-acetyltransferase — translated: MPPVSPQRALSRLAQIAERSRPWRYWGRRHIVPALRILRADEDPRGAWRQVYGDFAARRNLDRTLEHTWLAVHRHRALGGLMLHPRGDDLLLHTMRVRRPYRGLGVGGWLLDRILADADRSGRRIWLQVRHDNRPAIGLYSSRGFRVTREDPAFFRDGHLVMKRDPRGGPADSGHS
- the rfaE2 gene encoding D-glycero-beta-D-manno-heptose 1-phosphate adenylyltransferase, with the protein product MDAQGGGASALDELRAWRETLRRRGLRVCLTNGCFDLLHAGHVRLLTAARATADALVVALNSDASVRRLKGATRPLVPEHERAELLAALECVDRVVLFDEDTPLKVILALHPDVLAKGADWAADQIVGAAEVRQWGGRVERIPVVDGLSTSAIIERVRSRFG
- a CDS encoding ABC transporter substrate-binding protein, which encodes MKPRFARSALSPLVLLLVAVALLFACGDPKPITIGALIPETGPAASYGRTIHQGIEVAIEDINAAGGVAGGHKLLVEYRDTHTSAPQAKVGLQELVDLGVPAIIGPGTSSVALSLVPDINRTRVLLISPSASSPRLSTEGGEWFYRVYPSDIVEGYRMANFCRDMFWTKIAIIASDDPFGRGIADVFTKKYEAGVREIVLREDFKALDEAKADELIKKIQKIRPDAVYVAAYVDDVAILLKKFHGMRDRPPLLGTSAVTREIVKKAGEAAEGFVFPQVYFDCESTDPDTCSFVDKYRQRYQEDPDTFAAHAYDAVRVVAAAMNQTPVIDSSAIAGELARISYKGVTGNIQFDQNGDVVRAPSLFAVLGGEVVPFEKFKEARLGQEIFKQ